A part of Onthophagus taurus isolate NC chromosome 7, IU_Otau_3.0, whole genome shotgun sequence genomic DNA contains:
- the LOC111429515 gene encoding prohormone-3, whose amino-acid sequence MRALIALIAICLVGRQVDAWGGLFNRFSPEMLANMGYGGHGNFIPRTGDDNTIEEFEVESDDEPCYGRRCTSNEHCCPGSVCVDVDGVIGSCLFAYGRRVGELCRRDSDCESGLVCADNEQGVSTRVCRPPVQQDKQYAELCNMSSECDISRGLCCQLQRRHRQAPRKVCSYFKDPLVCIGPVAADQIKNVVQHTAGEKRLTGIASFKRQMH is encoded by the exons ATGAGGGCATTAATAGCACTTATAGCCATTTGTTTGGTTGGGAGACAGGTTGACGCATGGGGAGGGCTTTTCAATAGATTTTCCCCGGAAATGTTAGCGAACATGGGATACGGAGGCCACGGCAATTTCATTCCG AGAACCGGCGACGACAACACTATCGAAGAATTCGAGGTGGAAAGCGATGACGAACCTTGTTACGGAAGGCGGTGTACTTCAAACGAACACTGTTGTCCAGGATCCGTTTGCGTCGACGTTGATGGAG TGATCGGATCCTGCTTGTTCGCCTACGGACGACGTGTGGGTGAATTGTGCCGTAGAGATAGCGATTGCGAATCTGGATTAGTTTGCGCCGATAATGAACAGGGAGTTTCTACTCGAGTATGTAGACCTCCGGTACAACAAGACAAACAGTACGCCGAATTATGCAACATGTCTAGCGAATGCGATATTTCCAGGGGACTTTGTTGCCAATTACAAAGACGTCATAGACAAGCTCCCAGAAAG GTATGTTCTTACTTCAAAGATCCTTTGGTGTGCATAGGACCTGTGGCAGCTGATCAAATAAAGAACGTAGTTCAACATACCGCTGGTGAAAAGCGTCTAACTGGAATCGCTTCTTTCAAGAGGCAAATGCATTAA
- the LOC111429517 gene encoding serine protease filzig: protein MVPSTNLIVVLLLCVVYLCRFVVTISFEDGTSRHRESRKLFGGYRITPRFCKATKEISTDLKGPTMCMFNHECVQRNGLVVGACMDGFLFGTCCQLPDGIAGELALSELSSAQSPNNNIQSKPTETLGTKVRPAVGLITSSGVSQITNSLLGGLLPTAQDNAVVQIDNHDNNFISTGVTHPISADTIIQGFNDIDPNEFKPAIHTTMSTIIAEETPPSLKFTVTSKPQYVLSGSITRPGFRPKPQKPDGDKYVLVPTILHESKPNKTQELESIVNIIQMLNTTTTKQTTQRYVPTKSTPVYITSTYRPINSKKPSTAFFSSTIPTKLTTQEQTKKVYVQSSTFRPVTYSTFANSPEAFITKKPSTSYIYSSTISKRPNTETPPPQSPIYSSFPSPTPTVIVLSTPDYSTPSPSPKPPQNKPPPRKPITQVTINQHITNNIYNSSEKPSPTVLITPKPSSTTTFSSITEYDEVSFESETSPNDNNNFPPVRNPNLNMSVLPSINENDITTPVFIEDAALNITVESFVNKIIQGLQEPFHGLKDIVYDNSNKTSHSGSTTKKPHKKTGTTTKRPVTTRATLKSTTKRPISTIVTKKPTTTIPKKTKPTKKPSSVITTTETILSSDEPLDQDYRSVCGLRPLVRSSRIVGGKEASYGEFPWQVLVRESTWLGLFTKNKCGGVLISNRYVMTAAHCQPGFLASLVAVFGEFDISGNKEEKVPLSRNIKRVIVHRQYDPNTFANDLALLELDQPVIFDKHIIPICLPREGEDFTGRMATVTGWGRLKYGGGVPSILQEVQVPIMENEVCQTMFQTAGHTKTIYGSFLCAGYANGQKDSCEGDSGGPLVLLRPDGKYQLAGTVSHGIKCAAPYLPGVYMRTSFYKPWIESITGVH from the exons aATCTAGAAAACTCTTCGGCGGATACAGAATAACACCACGATTTTGTAAAGCGACAAAAGAAATATCAACAGATCTAAAAGGACCAACAATGTGCATGTTTAATCATGAGTGCGTTCAAAGAAACGGTTTGGTGGTCGGAGCGTGTATGGATGGATTCCTTTTCGGAACTTGTTGTCAACTACCAGATGGAATTGCGGGTGAATTAGCACTCAGTGAACTATCATCGGCGCAAAGTCCTAACAATAATATTCAAAGTAAACCCACCGAAACGCTCGGAACGAAAGTTCGACCTGCCGTTGGTCTAATAACTTCCAGTGGGGTTTCCCAAATCACCAACTCGTTGTTGGGAGGATTACTTCCAACAGCGCAGGATAACGCAGTAGTTCAAATAGATAATCacgataataattttatatccACCGGTGTGACACATCCAATTTCCGCCGATACGATCATACAAGGATTTAACGATATCGATCCGAACGAGTTTAAACCGGCTATACACACGACTATGTCCACAATTATAGCGGAAGAGACACCGCcttcattaaaatttactgTTACAAGTAAACCTCAGTATGTGTTAAGTGGTTCGATAACCAGACCTGGTTTCAGGCCTAAACCTCAAAAGCCCGACGGTGATAAATACGTTTTAGTGCCAACGATATTACATGAATCAAAACCAAATAAAACACAAGAATTAGAGTCTATTGTGAATATAATACAAATGTTGAACACAACCACAACTAAACAAACAACCCAAAGATATGTTCCAACTAAATCGACGCCGGTTTACATTACCTCAACGTATCGACcaataaatagtaaaaaaccATCAACAGCTTTCTTCAGTAGTACGATTCCCACAAAATTAACTACACAAGAACAAACCAAAAAAGTTTACGTACAAAGCTCGACTTTCCGACCTGTAACATATTCAACATTCGCAAATAGCCCGGAAGCATTCATCACGAAGAAACCCTCAACTTCATACATTTATAGTTCAACAATTAGTAAACGACCAAACACAGAAACCCCGCCACCACAATCACCTATATATTCCTCCTTCCCTAGTCCTACACCAACAGTAATCGTTTTATCCACCCCCGATTACTCAACACCTTCACCATCTCCAAAACCACCTCAAAATAAACCACCACCAAGAAAACCAATTACACAAGTAACAATTAATCAACACATAACAAACAACATCTATAATTCAAGCGAAAAACCATCACCAACAGTTTTAATCACACCAAAACCATCATCCACAACCACGTTTTCAAGTATAACTGAATACGATGAAGTATCATTCGAATCGGAAACATCACCGAATGATAACAATAATTTTCCTCCGGTAAGGAATCCGAATTTGAATATGTCCGTTTTACCGTCGattaatgaaaatgatataACGACTCCGGTATTTATTGAGGATGCAGCTTTAAACATTACCGTTGAATCATTTGTGAATAAGATTATACAAGGACTTCAAGAACCGTTCCATGGTTTAAAAGATATTGTGTACGATAACAGTAATAAGACATCACATTCGGGGAGTACCACAAAGAAACCGCATAAGAAAACTGGCACAACTACAAAAAGACCGGTTACTACACGTGCCACCTTAAAATCAACCACGAAAAGGCCGATTAGTACTATTGTTACGAAAAAGCCTACAACAACAATACCGAAAAAAACTAAACCAACCAAGAAACCGTCATCGGTTATAACGACTACAGAAACAATTTTATCTTCCGACGAACCTTTAGATCAAGATTATCGGAGTG TCTGCGGCCTCCGACCTTTAGTAAGGTCGAGTAGGATCGTAGGTGGAAAGGAAGCGTCATACGGAGAGTTCCCATGGCAGGTGTTGGTCCGAGAATCCACGTGGTTGGGTCTCTTTACCAAGAATAAATGCGGAGGCGTTCTAATTAGTAATCGTTACGTCATGACCGCAGCTCATTGCCAACCTGGATTCCTGGCGTCATTGGTGGCCGTTTTCGGCGAGTTCGACATTTCCGGCAATAAAGAAGAGAAAGTACCGTTATCGAGGAATATTAAACGAGTTATCGTTCATCGCCAGTACGATCCTAACACTTTCGCCAACGATTTGGCTTTACTCGAACTCGATCAACCAGTAATTTTTGACAAACATATCA taccAATTTGTTTACCGAGGGAGGGTGAGGATTTTACAGGAAGAATGGCAACGGTAACCGGTTGGGGTCGTTTAAAATATGGCGGTGGCGTTCCATCTATTCTCCAAGAAGTTCAAGTACCAATTATGGAAAATGAAGTTTGCCAGACAATGTTCCAAACAGCCGGACACACGAAAACTATTTACGGGTCATTTTTGTGTGCGGGATACGCGAATGGACAAAAGGATTCCTGCGAA GGTGATTCAGGCGGTCCTTTAGTTCTACTAAGACCCGATGGAAAATACCAACTTGCAGGAACGGTGTCCCACGGGATTAAATGCGCCGCCCCTTATTTACCAGGAGTATACATGCGAACCTCTTTTTACAAACCGTGGATAGAGTCAATTACAGGTGTCCATTAA